One region of Solanum pennellii chromosome 6, SPENNV200 genomic DNA includes:
- the LOC107021370 gene encoding protein PHYTOCHROME KINASE SUBSTRATE 3-like, protein MEANNNVTSLRVASFSCYLSNPDDQSFLHKLGGSYEEPYPAVVLPPENPFSVRATKAPTSKPSSNNPRDNLANLRVESFSSYLKTDEDNFAFKTSGAAPVQDPTIAFVFSQQTLVSTQKHQERTKLKDGELSIFGADKYFNKKLEYGAATTSVVKYGGQTNNGMVDLPHPKPSSRTGTPSIHSEASSFNSQSALLQNLPRNRYQTNQKKSTGRRFFASFGCPGPCSGKKAVRVDQSSEPGLPQPGSQHSTGHFALSSGTASVDKKLRVVKKHLDGQDQTIEEQRKSIEVFGSGKMRQGDIAVNLERKLSMLTWDAIPKAQNLPRTTIGSSTVCDDIASDASSDLFEIENISSSGYGLMNSQTSDYVPGCMSPTTQYAPSEASIEWSVITDSAAGYSSVISDYDSKRISISGNAIPRNAACTNTKTNKNAVSKEDQKARQGGLLGCKSHKAVSVVETVYKTGENTKHHQRG, encoded by the coding sequence ATGGAAGCCAATAATAATGTAACCAGCCTTCGCGTAGCATCATTTTCTTGTTACCTTAGCAACCCTGACGATCAGAGTTTTTTACATAAACTAGGAGGCTCTTATGAAGAGCCTTATCCTGCTGTTGTTTTACCACCTGAGAACCCCTTTTCTGTAAGAGCTACTAAGGCACCTACTAGTAAACCATCCTCAAATAACCCTCGAGACAACCTTGCCAATCTTCGCGTTGAGTCTTTCTCTTCTTATCTCAAGACTGATGAAGACAACTTTGCATTTAAGACCTCAGGTGCTGCTCCTGTTCAAGATCCTACTATTGCATTTGTTTTTTCTCAGCAAACTTTGGTTAGCACTCAGAAACACCAAGAAAGAACCAAGTTGAAAGATGGGGAACTAAGCATATTTGGAGCTGACAAGTATTTCAACAAGAAACTGGAATATGGAGCTGCCACTACATCTGTGGTGAAGTATGGCGGGCAGACGAACAACGGGATGGTGGATCTGCCCCACCCGAAACCCAGTTCCCGGACAGGAACTCCAAGCATTCATTCAGAAGCAAGCAGTTTTAACAGTCAAAGTGCACTGTTACAAAATCTTCCAAGAAACAGATATCAAACAAACCAGAAGAAGTCGACAGGAAGGAGATTTTTTGCCAGTTTTGGTTGCCCTGGACCTTGTTCAGGAAAAAAAGCAGTCCGTGTGGATCAAAGCTCGGAACCTGGACTTCCCCAGCCAGGATCACAACATTCAACAGGTCATTTTGCATTAAGTTCTGGCACGGCTTCTGTGGACAAGAAATTGAGAGTAGTCAAAAAACATTTGGATGGTCAAGATCAAACCATCGAAGAGCAAAGAAAATCGATAGAAGTGTTTGGCTCCGGAAAAATGAGACAAGGAGACATAGCAGTAAATTTAGAAAGGAAACTCTCCATGTTAACTTGGGACGCCATTCCTAAAGCCCAAAACCTCCCTCGTACAACCATAGGAAGCAGTACAGTTTGCGATGACATTGCTAGTGATGCTAGCTCTGATTTATTCGAAATTGAGAATATATCTAGCAGTGGATATGGACTCATGAATTCACAAACTAGCGATTATGTTCCTGGCTGCATGTCTCCAACAACTCAGTATGCACCAAGTGAGGCCAGTATCGAGTGGAGTGTTATCACAGACAGTGCTGCTGGTTACTCATCAGTCATCTCAGATTATGATTCAAAGAGAATTAGCATTAGTGGTAATGCAATTCCAAGAAATGCAGCATGTACAAACACCAAAACCAATAAGAATGCAGTCAGCAAAGAAGATCAAAAAGCCCGTCAAGGCGGGCTTTTAGGTTGCAAGAGTCACAAAGCAGTAAGTGTGGTTGAAACTGTATACAAGACTGGTGAGAACACAAAACATCATCAGCGCGGTTGA